From the genome of Danio rerio strain Tuebingen ecotype United States chromosome 2, GRCz12tu, whole genome shotgun sequence, one region includes:
- the foxf2a gene encoding forkhead box protein F2a (The RefSeq protein has 2 substitutions compared to this genomic sequence): MTTESAQQQLDPPPPLRSSPASNSMHSALQNTQTVLESTTATGNKGKKSNSGMRRPEKPPYSYIAPIVMAIQSSPTKRLTLSEIYQFLQARFPFFRGSYQGWKNSVRHNLSLNECFIKLPKGLGRPGKGHYWTIDPGSEFMFEEGSFRRRPRGFRRKCQALKPMYRMMNGIGFGASMLPQNFDFQSPSASLACHANSYNLDMMSNAVQGVHAGYDGLGAGHHVSHMSPSTGSTYMTACQVASNGEYGPDSSNSPLHSPPTMSGSLECHSPYGAASAHGASSGVSPYIKQQPLSSSSPTSSGLHSSMPPYSLEQSYLHHNGRDSADISGMSRYQSHSSPVCDRKDFVLNFNGITSFHPSTSGSYYHHQLHHHQGVCQDVKPCVM, from the exons ATGACCACTGAAAGCGCGCAGCAGCAGCTGGACCCGCCGCCTCCCCTCAGGTCCAGCCCGGCATCCAACAGCATGCACTCGGCTCTCCAAAACACGCAGACAGTGCTGGAAAGCACCACTGCCACCGGCAATAAAGGCAAGAAGTCCAATTCAGGCATGAGACGCCCAGAGAAGCCGCCTTATTCCTACATCGCCCTGATAGTCATGGCGATCCAGAGCTCTCCGACAAAAAGGTTGACGCTGAGTGAAATCTACCAGTTCCTCCAGGCTCGCTTCCCTTTCTTTAGGGGTTCCTACCAAGGCTGGAagaactcagtcagacacaatcTGTCTCTCAACGAGTGTTTCATCAAGCTGCCCAAGGGCCTCGGGAGGCCGGGTAAAGGTCACTACTGGACCATAGATCCCGGGAGCGAGTTCATGTTCGAGGAGGGCTCTTTTCGACGCAGGCCTCGCGGATTCCGAAGGAAATGCCAAGCTCTCAAACCGATGTACCGGATGATGAACGGAATCGGCTTCGGCGCTTCAATGCTGCCGCAAAACTTCGACTTCCAGTCGCCCTCCGCATCACTGGCCTGCCACGCCAACAGCTACAATCTGGACATGATGAGCAACGCGGTGCAGGGCGTCCACGCGGGATACGACGGCCTCGGTGCTGGTCACCACGTCTCACACATGTCTCCCAGTACAGGCTCTACGTACATGACCGCGTGCCAAGTGGCCTCTAACGGAGAGTACGGGCCAGACAGCAGCAACAGCCCGCTGCACTCCCCGCCGACCATGAGTGGCTCTCTGGAGTGCCATTCGCCGTACGGAGCCGCTTCGGCTCATTGGGCCTCATCAGGTGTGTCTCCTTACATTAAACAGCAGCCACTGTCCTCCAGCAGCCCGACCTCCTCTGGATTACACTCCAGTATGCCTCCGTATTCTCTGGAGCAAAGCTATCTGCATCACAACGGCAGAGACTCGGCTGACATCTCAG ggATGTCTCGATATCAGTCCCACTCATCGCCAGTCTGTGACAGAAAAGACTTTGTGCTGAACTTCAACGGCATTACGTCGTTTCATCCGTCCACCAGTGGATCCTACTATCATCATCAGCTACACCATCACCAGGGAGTGTGTCAAGATGTAAAGCCATGCGTTATGTAA
- the ftr93 gene encoding tripartite motif-containing protein 16, translated as MAEAGVSVDQFSCPVCLDVMKDPVTIPCGHSYCMSCITDCWNQEELKNTEKIYSCPQCRHTFSPRPALFKNIVFAEMMEKLQKTKVCAAAGAGDVQCDVCRKHRAVQSCLVCLNSYCQTHFERHEEFHPGKRHTVIEATGKLQDMICKKHHKLLEVFCRTDQICVCMLCMVDEHRNHDTVSTALQRTEKETELKELQVKCQQRILQKQKEQQQLREAVTSHKRSANAAVQDCQRICSELVSSIERSCAELKKQIRDQEKTAVRKAEGVLKKLQEEIDDLRRRDAEMKQLTETQDNIHFLQSFQALSVLLGESTDHTALEMTVSAHPPFHYVKESLSAMREKLDDFCRNELKTISDRVKCVEIIPSPSPEPQSREQFLHYSYQLKLDLNSICRALGLSEGNTEIFQGDTWYEYPDYPDRFDYWDQVLCTESVCGRSYWEIELSETGSVDIAVSYKNIRRKGDYNRRECLFGNNDHSWSLGFSRYPDFSRCTFTHNSTVTALPFIPKSRKIGVYVDHRAGTLSFYSVSDKMSLIHRVRTTFTQPLYPGFRVIYGTCMKLCDLSK; from the exons ATGGCAGAAGCCGGCGTTTCAGTGGATCAGTTCAGCTGTCCGGTGTGTCTGGATGTGATGAAGGATCCAGTGACCATCCCGTGTGGACACAGCTACTGCATGAGCTGCATTACTGACTGCTGGAACCAGGAGGAGCTGAAGAACACTGAG AAGATCTACAGCTGCCCTCAGTGCAGACACACCTTCAGCCCCAGACCTGCTTTATTCAAGAACATag TGTTTGCTGAGATGATGGAGAAGCTGCAGAAGACGAAAGTTTGTGCTGCTGCTGGAGCTGGAGACGTGCAGTGTGACGTGTGCAGAAAACACAGAGCTGTTCAGTCCTGTCTGGTGTGTCTGAACTCTTACTGCCAGACTCACTTTGAGCGCCATGAAGAGTTCCACCCCGGTAAACGGCACACAGTGATCGAAGCCACCGGGAAACTGCAGGACATGATCTGCAAAAAACACCACAAGCTTCTGGAGGTTTTCTGTCGCACTGATCAGATCTGCGTTTGCATGCTGTGCATGGTGGATGAACACAGAAATCACGACACTGTGTCCACTGCATTACAGAGGACGGAGAAAGAG ACTGAGTTGAAAGAGCTGCAGGTGAAATGCCAACAGAGGATCCTGCAGAAACAGAAAGAGCAGCAGCAGCTGAGAGAAGCCGTGACATCTCATAAA CGCTCCGCCAATGCAGCGGTGCAGGACTGTCAGAGGATCTGCTCAGAGCTCGTCAGCTCCATCGAGAGAAGCTGTGCAGAGCTGAAAAAGCAGATCAGAGATCAGGAAAAGACGGCAGTGCGTAAAGCTGAAGGAGTCTTGAAGAAACTGCAGGAGGAGATCGATGATCTGAGGAGGAGAGACGCAGAGATGAAGCAGCTCACAGAAACACAGGATAACATTCATTTCCTGCAG agTTTTCAGGCTTTGTCTGTTCTTCTTGGAGAATCTACAGACCACACAGCGCTGGAGATGACTGTCAGCGCTCATCCGCCTTTTCATTACGTGAAAGAATCTCTTTCTGCCATGAGGGAGAAGCTCGATGACTTCTGCAGAAATGAATTGAAAACTATTTCTGACAGAG TGAAATGTGTGGAGATCATTCCCTCACCCTCTCCTGAACCACAGAGCAGAGAGCAGTTCCTGCATT aCTCCTACCAGCTGAAACTGGATCTGAACTCAATATGTCGAGCGCTCGGTCTGTCTGAAGGAAACACTGAGATCTTTCAGGGTGACACGTGGTATGAATATCCTGATTATCCAGACAGATTTGACTACTGGGACCAGGTGCTGTgtacagagagtgtgtgtggacgctccTACTGGGAGATTGAGCTGAGTGAAACTGGTTCTGTAGATATCGCTGTGTCATATAAGAACATACGCAGGAAGGGTGATTATAATAGGAGGGAGTGTTTATTTGGAAATAATGATCATTCCTGGAGTCTGGGTTTCAGCAGATACCCTGACTTTTCCAGATGCACATTCACTCACAACAGCACAGTGACTGCACTCCCTTTCATCCCAAAATCCCGTAAAATAGGAGTGTATGTGGA
- the foxq1a gene encoding forkhead box protein Q1a, translating into MSMHSSSATGSYTALSLFELSEALPMKLEVFCGSHYDSKPAELCSDAEGSIPSPVSAEEELGSDGDCVAHSPAPVADTKGKPYTRRPKPPYSYIALIAMAIRDSNSGRLTLAEINDYLMKKFPFFRGSYTGWRNSVRHNLSLNDCFLKVLRDPSRPWGKDNYWMLNPHSEYTFADGVFRRRRKRISKKTGREPEGPVQTHALDSNDSIATPPSSGKFTSSFAIESILSRPFRREDRPVLSPDTWPGGVDTVLPYVMLRSYGALEDPSMSRRQRDFFAFQLPPECLSIPHTSAAVPAPATAGYHPFKIDYLLS; encoded by the coding sequence ATGTCAATGCACTCATCATCTGCAACAGGTAGCTACACCGCCCTGTCACTCTTCGAACTTTCTGAAGCTCTGCCAATGAAACTGGAGGTTTTCTGCGGGAGTCACTACGACTCCAAGCCTGCGGAGTTGTGCAGCGATGCTGAGGGGAGCATCCCATCGCCGGTGTCCGCAGAGGAGGAGCTGGGCTCGGATGGAGACTGCGTGGCGCACAGTCCGGCACCTGTCGCCGACACCAAAGGCAAACCCTACACTCGGAGACCCAAACCTCCATACTCTTACATCGCACTTATCGCCATGGCCATCCGAGACTCCAACTCCGGCCGACTCACTCTAGCCGAAATCAACGACTACCTCATGAAGAAGTTCCCGTTTTTTAGAGGCAGCTACACCGGCTGGAGGAACTCAGTGCGCCATAATCTGTCTCTAAACGACTGCTTTCTTAAGGTCTTAAGGGATCCTTCGAGACCGTGGGGAAAGGACAATTACTGGATGCTGAACCCGCACAGCGAGTACACCTTCGCGGACGGAGTGTTTCGCAGAAGGAGAAAGCGCATTAGTAAAAAAACCGGCAGGGAGCCAGAGGGGCCGGTGCAAACCCACGCATTGGACAGCAATGACTCCATCGCTACGCCTCCTTCGAGCGGAAAGTTCACCAGTTCTTTCGCCATTGAGAGCATCCTCAGTCGACCCTTCAGAAGGGAGGACCGCCCCGTGCTCAGCCCTGACACCTGGCCGGGGGGAGTGGACACTGTGCTGCCGTATGTCATGCTTCGATCCTATGGTGCCCTGGAGGACCCTTCCATGAGCCGCCGACAGCGCGACTTTTTCGCATTCCAGCTGCCGCCTGAGTGCCTCTCAATCCCGCATACGAGCGCGGCGGTGCCCGCGCCTGCAACCGCGGGATATCACCCGTTCAAAATTGACTATTTGTTGTCGTAA